From Chitinophagaceae bacterium, the proteins below share one genomic window:
- a CDS encoding beta-lactamase family protein, translating into MTKNLLFIAAITVFISCAQPGKKESPATASAGSTYLPAVFADPNRLEKIKGAMSVVDSIYKKHATDNHFPAISFGVVVDGQLIYKNSYGYTDVEKKIPATSSSLFRIASMSKSFTCMAILKLRDEGKLNLDDPAHLYIPELKNLKYPTADAPPITIRHLMTHGAGFPEDNPWGDRQLADTDKDLMEFIGKQISFSNPPGIAFEYSNLGFALQGKIITKVSGMRYQDYIKKNIFDPLGMKTATYEYADVAPGKLAHGYRWLNEKWNEEVLLHDTKDGSWGAMGAMISSIDEFAGYMAFHLSAWPPGNAKDDGPIKRSSVREMHHPWRWNGFNANFKFPDGRTCAVTSAYCYGLGWLNDCDGKTYISHSGGLPGFGSQWRIMPDYGIGVVAFANRTYAPMGGVNLRVLDTIIKMAGLQPRQLPPSKILEQRKNELMKILPGWDKAEQSGIFAENFFPDYPIDSLKKEARGLFTKAGKIIAVKEMRPENQLRGSFIIEGEKINIEIYFTLSPENPALIQEYHIREVPKQ; encoded by the coding sequence ATGACAAAGAATCTTTTATTCATTGCAGCGATCACCGTTTTCATTTCCTGTGCCCAGCCCGGTAAAAAAGAAAGTCCGGCAACAGCTTCGGCCGGCAGTACATACCTCCCGGCTGTTTTTGCCGACCCCAACCGGCTGGAAAAAATAAAGGGGGCTATGTCAGTCGTGGACAGCATCTACAAAAAACATGCAACCGACAACCATTTCCCTGCCATTTCTTTTGGGGTAGTGGTAGATGGGCAACTCATCTATAAGAACAGCTATGGTTATACCGATGTTGAAAAGAAGATACCGGCAACCTCATCCTCCCTGTTCCGCATTGCTTCCATGAGTAAAAGTTTTACCTGCATGGCCATTTTAAAACTCCGGGATGAAGGAAAACTGAACCTGGATGATCCGGCGCATTTATATATCCCTGAGCTAAAAAATCTGAAGTACCCAACCGCTGATGCGCCGCCGATCACGATACGCCATTTGATGACACATGGTGCCGGCTTCCCGGAAGATAATCCCTGGGGCGACCGGCAGCTTGCGGATACCGATAAGGACCTGATGGAATTCATCGGCAAACAGATCTCTTTTTCCAATCCGCCGGGCATTGCTTTCGAATACAGCAATTTAGGTTTTGCACTGCAGGGGAAGATCATAACAAAGGTATCCGGCATGCGGTACCAGGACTATATCAAAAAAAATATTTTTGATCCGCTGGGTATGAAAACTGCCACGTATGAATATGCAGATGTAGCTCCTGGTAAATTAGCACATGGTTACCGTTGGCTGAATGAGAAGTGGAACGAAGAAGTATTGCTGCATGATACAAAGGACGGAAGCTGGGGTGCCATGGGCGCCATGATCAGTTCTATTGATGAGTTTGCCGGTTATATGGCATTCCATCTTTCTGCCTGGCCGCCAGGCAATGCAAAAGATGACGGACCCATAAAAAGAAGTTCGGTGAGGGAAATGCACCATCCCTGGCGGTGGAATGGTTTTAATGCGAATTTCAAATTCCCGGATGGAAGGACCTGTGCCGTTACATCAGCGTATTGTTATGGTTTGGGATGGTTGAATGATTGTGATGGTAAAACGTATATTTCTCATAGTGGCGGACTGCCGGGCTTTGGAAGCCAGTGGCGCATCATGCCCGATTACGGCATTGGCGTAGTTGCATTTGCCAACCGTACCTATGCACCCATGGGGGGCGTGAACCTGCGGGTGCTGGATACGATCATCAAAATGGCCGGCCTGCAACCCCGGCAACTTCCCCCGTCAAAGATCCTGGAGCAACGCAAAAATGAGCTGATGAAGATATTGCCCGGCTGGGATAAAGCCGAACAGAGCGGCATCTTTGCCGAGAACTTTTTCCCGGATTACCCGATCGACAGTCTTAAAAAAGAAGCAAGAGGCCTGTTTACAAAAGCCGGAAAAATAATTGCGGTCAAAGAAATGAGACCCGAGAACCAGTTGCGGGGTTCTTTTATCATTGAAGGGGAGAAAATAAACATCGAAATATATTTCACCTTATCACCTGAGAATCCTGCATTGATACAGGAGTATCATATAAGGGAAGTACCGAAACAATGA
- a CDS encoding response regulator transcription factor → MIRTILIDDEPSAVSVLSTLLKKHCREDVEVLAVSNSPEEGKALIEQLHPDLVFLDIEMPGMTGVDLVRSFPSPGFRVVFVTAYDAYAVEAFRLSAVDYLLKPVGSEDVIKVIQKIRHDVRNELGRLSIQLQNLDKLLNNHSGNTDQKIGIAMSDKIVFVNFSEIIYCEANGSYTYVFLTDGHKLVSSKALGEFEDQLGGHRFFRIHHHYLINLKKVKEFQRHDGGYVMMENNKGLEVSQRRRKDFLDAIQDRVV, encoded by the coding sequence ATGATACGGACCATCCTAATTGATGACGAGCCTTCTGCCGTAAGTGTTTTGAGCACATTACTGAAAAAGCATTGCCGGGAGGATGTGGAAGTACTGGCTGTTTCCAACTCCCCCGAAGAAGGAAAGGCCCTGATCGAACAACTGCATCCAGACCTTGTTTTCCTCGATATAGAAATGCCGGGAATGACCGGCGTAGATCTCGTTCGCAGTTTTCCATCCCCCGGTTTCCGGGTTGTGTTTGTTACAGCATACGATGCATATGCCGTGGAAGCATTCCGATTGAGCGCCGTGGATTATTTACTCAAGCCCGTGGGTTCGGAGGATGTGATCAAAGTGATACAGAAGATAAGGCATGATGTACGGAACGAATTGGGCAGGCTTTCCATTCAATTACAAAACCTGGATAAGCTGTTGAATAACCATTCCGGCAACACCGACCAGAAGATTGGCATCGCCATGTCGGATAAGATCGTTTTTGTCAATTTCAGCGAAATCATTTACTGTGAAGCGAATGGTTCATATACCTATGTTTTTTTAACCGATGGCCATAAACTGGTATCGTCAAAGGCACTGGGTGAATTTGAAGATCAGCTGGGAGGACATAGGTTCTTTCGCATCCACCACCACTATCTGATCAACCTGAAAAAGGTGAAAGAATTTCAACGGCATGACGGCGGATATGTAATGATGGAAAACAATAAAGGGTTGGAAGTATCACAACGCAGGCGCAAGGATTTTTTAGACGCCATACAGGACCGGGTAGTGTAA